Proteins encoded together in one Flavobacterium keumense window:
- a CDS encoding RHS repeat domain-containing protein, whose translation MGAAKKNKTIEGQTVATSVKGLATGSWTRVATTTAETKGETAHTLYDVKYHPVRTHNKNYLGGYTYTDSKVDAFTGQVQYTIECHRRLITDTELVVKQNFTYSAQDRLMKHTHQINGGAEQLLAENTYDELGQLVSKKVGNTSATPLQKVDYTYNIRGWMKSINNPNALQQGSDPADLFGFKINYNTVEGSVAVANKLYNGNIAETFWSTATDGGFVRNYGYKYDNLNRLKDATYQKSNVVTNMYNENLTYDKNGNIMTLKRNGDNDAQAGTIGIDNLTYAYATTSNKLMRVTEAQPTATSGFKDGNTTGDDYVYDANGNMTVDKNKKITAITYNHLNLPTKIIFPTGNIVYIYNAAGQKVQKVVTTTTPASVVTTDYLGGYQYKNTVLQYFPTTEGYVKNAPVSGTNTYSYVFNYTDHLGNTRLSYTKNPSTNALTILEESNYYPFGLKHNPYNTITPAQEYKVKFQGQERQDELGLNWDSFKYRNYDFAIGRFMSVDPLAEEYAYNSTYAFQENKMGMGTELEGKELQLHNWLVIDAAVNPNGIGAHTQGISQGLVNSAVGLWNAITNPIETAKEVGNSVLWLAVGSQGSQAVDKALGTNSTGAGNNILNSVVNGTDKLVNGNGNQRGEVIGNIAGAVIGTKGIGAGLKAGAAAITTSDGFLIGGINIKAPIDIPVQRFGGQMSSSGTNFWGAKIGTNSFVNRTFGAIKTGWNPLTTYTEGVIPKGTPTKAGIIGPQSGGFYPGGSLQFITKSKEVIEQTTKTINR comes from the coding sequence ATGGGTGCTGCTAAAAAAAACAAAACCATAGAAGGACAAACCGTGGCAACTTCAGTAAAAGGTTTGGCAACAGGTTCTTGGACACGAGTGGCTACTACCACGGCAGAGACCAAGGGCGAAACAGCACATACCTTGTATGATGTTAAATACCACCCAGTGCGCACGCACAACAAAAACTATTTGGGCGGATATACGTACACTGACAGTAAAGTAGATGCTTTTACGGGTCAGGTGCAATACACCATAGAGTGCCATAGACGTTTGATAACCGATACTGAACTGGTGGTAAAACAGAATTTTACCTACTCGGCACAGGATAGATTAATGAAACATACCCACCAAATTAACGGTGGAGCAGAGCAACTCTTGGCAGAGAATACCTATGATGAGTTGGGGCAACTCGTGAGCAAAAAAGTAGGGAATACCAGCGCCACACCGCTTCAAAAAGTGGATTACACCTACAACATTAGGGGCTGGATGAAATCCATTAATAATCCTAATGCTTTACAACAAGGCTCAGACCCTGCGGATTTGTTTGGCTTTAAAATCAATTACAATACGGTAGAGGGTAGTGTAGCTGTGGCAAACAAACTCTATAATGGGAATATTGCCGAGACGTTTTGGAGTACGGCTACCGATGGTGGTTTTGTTAGAAATTACGGTTATAAATATGATAATTTGAACCGTTTGAAAGACGCTACGTATCAAAAATCAAACGTGGTGACTAATATGTACAACGAAAACCTGACTTATGACAAGAACGGGAATATCATGACCTTAAAACGTAATGGTGATAACGATGCGCAAGCAGGAACCATTGGGATTGATAACCTTACGTATGCTTATGCTACTACCTCAAATAAATTAATGCGAGTAACCGAAGCCCAACCTACAGCAACAAGTGGATTTAAGGACGGCAACACCACAGGCGATGATTATGTGTATGACGCCAACGGGAACATGACCGTGGACAAAAACAAAAAAATTACCGCAATAACCTACAACCATTTGAACCTGCCTACAAAAATAATTTTTCCAACAGGAAATATTGTGTATATTTACAATGCGGCAGGGCAAAAGGTACAAAAAGTAGTAACGACCACCACTCCTGCCAGTGTGGTTACAACGGATTATTTAGGTGGTTACCAATACAAAAATACCGTGTTGCAGTATTTTCCAACGACTGAGGGGTATGTAAAAAACGCTCCTGTTAGTGGGACTAATACCTACAGTTATGTGTTTAACTACACCGACCATTTGGGTAATACTCGATTGAGTTATACTAAAAACCCTAGCACCAACGCTCTTACAATTCTTGAAGAAAGCAATTACTATCCATTTGGATTGAAGCATAATCCGTATAATACCATTACACCAGCTCAGGAGTATAAGGTGAAATTCCAAGGGCAAGAACGCCAAGATGAACTTGGTTTGAATTGGGATAGCTTTAAGTATAGAAATTATGATTTTGCTATTGGACGCTTTATGTCTGTTGACCCATTAGCTGAAGAATATGCTTATAATTCAACTTATGCATTCCAAGAAAATAAAATGGGAATGGGCACAGAACTAGAAGGAAAAGAGCTGCAATTACATAACTGGTTGGTTATTGACGCCGCAGTTAATCCTAATGGAATTGGTGCTCATACTCAAGGTATTAGTCAAGGACTTGTAAATAGTGCTGTTGGATTATGGAATGCTATTACAAATCCTATAGAAACAGCCAAAGAAGTAGGAAATAGTGTATTGTGGCTTGCTGTTGGTTCTCAAGGTTCCCAAGCTGTAGATAAAGCTTTAGGTACAAATTCAACAGGAGCGGGCAATAATATTTTGAATTCCGTTGTTAATGGTACTGACAAATTAGTTAATGGTAATGGTAATCAAAGAGGTGAGGTTATTGGTAATATTGCTGGAGCTGTAATTGGAACTAAAGGTATCGGCGCAGGATTAAAAGCAGGAGCAGCAGCAATTACAACTTCAGATGGATTTTTGATAGGAGGAATAAATATAAAAGCTCCTATTGATATACCAGTTCAAAGGTTTGGCGGACAAATGTCAAGTTCTGGAACTAATTTTTGGGGAGCTAAAATAGGAACTAATTCGTTTGTTAATAGGACTTTTGGTGCTATTAAAACAGGATGGAATCCTCTAACAACATACACAGAGGGTGTGATTCCAAAAGGGACACCTACTAAAGCTGGAATAATCGGCCCACAAAGCGGAGGATTTTATCCTGGAGGGTCATTACAATTTATCACAAAATCAAAAGAAGTTATCGAGCAAACAACCAAAACAATTAACAGATAA
- a CDS encoding RHS repeat-associated core domain-containing protein — MSNKKSLIQLYLSLALLFLVSNSSFSQVLMYCSNNNYSFQHMHNYLYIDADKDGYGSTQKSTTLQCTYKVPSGYSTMNTDCNDSNASINPGTIWYQDADGDSYGNVALTTTGCTKPTGYVSNYSDCNDLDGTVAIISTWYKDADGDGYGTSAISTTSCNQPSGYVRNSSDYNDGTANITNIAPSTFYRDADGDGYGSPTVTVYYSVKPSSGYVTNNLDCNDGDAGLNPNTPWFRDNDGDGYGSGGAPIFSCSQPVGYARNTGDCNDYDSSFSPATIWYRDADGDGYGISSTTTTSCTQPIGYVRNSSDYNDGTANITNIAPSTFYRDADGDGYGSTTVTVYYSVKPVGYVTNSLDCNDGDATLNPNTTWYRDVDGDGYGISTTTTNSCTQPSGYARNSGDCNDYDNTISPATIWYRDADRDGYGTIATTTNSCTQPIGYVRNSSDYNDGTANITNIAPQTFYADSDRDGFGNPNLSVYYSVQPTNYVTNNLDCNDGDATLNPNTIWYRDADGDGYGTIATTTNSCTQPIGYVRNSSDYNDGTANITNIAPQTFYADSDRDGFGNPNLSVYYSVQPTNYVTNNLDCNDGDATLNPNTKWYADADGDGYGSKTVYKTQCTQPTGYIRTTGDYDDSTVNITNIAPQTFYADSDRDGFGNPNLSVYYSVQPINYVTNSLDCNDGDATLNPNTIWYADADGDGFGSKTVFKTQCSQPTGYIRTTGDYDDTTVNITNIVPQTFYADSDGDTFGSKIVSVYYSVKPIGYVTNNSDFDDTTANITNIAPQIFYRDADNDGFGDASPNTPTLYYSVKPTGYVTNKTDCDDTKNTINPNTKWYVDSDGDGLGDAKTFVTQCIAPAGKYVLNSTDNCPLVAGTSSDCGTLSNPAQDRNYIITRTYKQASTTSIASPTPTQAKVGITYYDGLGRPIQQIANQQSSTGKDIVTHMEYDAFGRQTKDYLPFVGTNRNMAFDGSAKNNTLAFYNTAKYENTANPFSEKAMEASPLNRVLKQAAPGADWALGQGHEIKLDYQTNVTNDVKLYTATATWNATSGLYTTALDNMAGTTFYDTNQLYKNLTYDENTAATPSETSGSTVEFKNKEGQVVLKRTYDAGAKHDTYYVYDVYGNLTYVLPPKADMALTQAILDELCYQYQYDNRNRLVAKKLPGKQWEFMVYDKLDRVVATGPAFSPFSDVTASGWLITKYDAFNRVVYTGWVNSSATAATRKTMQDAQNTATTISESKQTSGTIDGISAYYSNAVAPTSFKLLTVNYYDNYVFPNIGIAQTIEGQTVATSVKGLATGSWTRVATTTAETKGETTHTLYDVKYHPVRTHNKNYLGGYTYTDSKVDAFTGQVQYTIERHRRLITDTELVVKQNFTYSAQDRLMKHTHQINGGAEQLLAENTYDELGQLVSKKVGNTSATPLQKVDYAYNIRGWMKSINNPTALQQGSDPADLFGFKINYNTIEGSTAAANKLYNGNIAETFWSTTTDGGFVRNYGYKYDNLNRLKDATYQKSNVVTNMYNENLTYDKNGNILTLKRNGDSDTQAGTIGIDNLTYGYAPNSNKLMRVTEAQPTATSGFKDGNTTGDDYVYDANGNMTVDKNKKITAITYNHLNLPTKIIFPTGNIVYIYNASGQKVQKVVTENTTVTTTDYLSGYQYKNTVLQYFPTAEGYVKNTPVSGTNAYSYVYNYTDHLGNVRLSYTKNPSNNVLTILEESNYYPFGLKHNGYNPIAPIPENRRLFNGKELQEELGLNQYDYGARNYDPALGRWMNVDPLAEKMRRYSPYNYAFDNPIRFIDPDGMEATDWYKGQNGKIIWFDSKAKNLTDRNGSKWTNLGATTSEVQKNMNIPKTDVIKYNSLQAFGTDGQNGAGKAGAVANLVTFKNSVQLQYSMNVENKGANGQLISGKSEITGINVNARFSSETWAPGMQIDGVSGTFGVKEWKPTGKNFTFESTPFKDIGTPMLSNAPFHATSEADLTVSLKAYSRLTNYSSGITGGALDLKFNTTAQTTTVHGQGDEIQFNIGN; from the coding sequence ATGAGCAATAAAAAATCTTTAATCCAACTGTATTTAAGTTTAGCGCTACTTTTTTTAGTATCTAACTCCAGTTTTAGTCAAGTGCTGATGTATTGTAGTAATAACAATTACTCATTTCAACATATGCATAATTATCTCTATATCGATGCTGATAAGGATGGTTATGGTAGTACTCAAAAATCAACCACCTTACAATGTACATACAAAGTGCCTAGTGGCTATTCTACTATGAATACCGATTGTAATGATTCCAATGCTTCCATTAATCCGGGTACAATTTGGTATCAAGATGCCGATGGTGATAGCTATGGAAATGTGGCTCTTACCACTACGGGTTGTACCAAGCCCACAGGCTATGTAAGTAATTACAGTGATTGTAATGACTTGGACGGTACAGTGGCAATTATCTCTACTTGGTATAAGGATGCCGATGGAGACGGCTATGGAACCAGCGCAATAAGTACTACTTCTTGTAATCAGCCCTCAGGTTATGTGCGCAATTCAAGTGATTATAATGACGGTACAGCCAACATTACCAATATTGCACCTTCAACTTTTTATAGAGATGCTGATGGAGATGGCTATGGTAGTCCTACAGTTACGGTATATTATAGTGTTAAACCTTCTTCAGGTTATGTCACTAATAATTTAGATTGTAATGATGGGGATGCAGGCTTAAATCCTAATACTCCTTGGTTTAGAGACAATGATGGTGATGGTTATGGTTCGGGTGGAGCCCCGATATTTAGTTGTTCACAACCTGTTGGATATGCTAGAAATACAGGCGATTGTAATGATTATGATAGTTCATTTAGTCCCGCAACGATTTGGTACCGTGATGCCGATGGTGACGGATATGGAATCAGCAGTACAACCACTACTTCGTGTACCCAACCTATAGGCTACGTACGCAATTCAAGTGATTATAATGATGGCACGGCAAACATTACTAATATTGCGCCTTCAACTTTTTACAGAGATGCTGATGGAGACGGCTATGGCAGTACTACAGTAACGGTATATTATAGTGTCAAACCAGTGGGTTATGTCACTAATAGTTTAGACTGTAATGATGGCGATGCTACACTAAATCCTAATACTACTTGGTACCGTGATGTAGATGGTGATGGCTATGGAATTAGCACTACAACGACTAATTCTTGTACACAACCTTCAGGTTATGCAAGGAATTCAGGAGATTGTAATGATTATGACAATACGATAAGTCCCGCTACAATTTGGTACCGAGATGCCGATAGAGACGGCTATGGAACAATTGCTACCACTACTAATTCGTGTACCCAACCTATAGGCTATGTACGCAATTCAAGTGATTATAATGACGGTACAGCCAATATTACCAATATTGCACCACAAACTTTTTATGCTGATAGTGACAGGGATGGTTTTGGAAATCCTAATTTATCGGTTTACTATAGTGTACAACCCACAAATTATGTCACCAACAATTTAGATTGTAACGATGGTGATGCTACGTTGAATCCCAATACAATTTGGTACCGAGATGCCGATGGAGACGGCTATGGAACAATTGCTACTACTACTAATTCGTGTACCCAACCTATAGGCTATGTACGCAATTCAAGTGATTATAATGACGGTACAGCCAACATTACCAATATTGCTCCACAAACTTTTTATGCTGATAGCGACAGGGATGGTTTTGGAAATCCTAATTTATCGGTTTACTATAGTGTACAACCCACAAATTATGTCACCAACAATTTAGATTGTAACGATGGTGATGCCACCCTAAATCCAAACACCAAATGGTATGCGGATGCCGATGGAGATGGCTATGGTTCAAAAACAGTATATAAAACACAATGTACACAACCTACAGGTTATATTCGTACTACAGGAGATTATGATGATAGTACCGTAAACATTACTAATATAGCGCCACAAACTTTTTATGCTGATAGCGACAGGGATGGTTTTGGAAATCCTAATTTATCCGTTTACTATAGTGTACAACCAATAAATTATGTTACGAATAGTTTGGATTGTAACGATGGCGATGCTACGTTGAATCCCAATACAATATGGTATGCTGATGCTGACGGGGATGGTTTTGGTTCCAAAACGGTATTTAAAACACAATGTTCACAACCTACAGGCTATATTAGGACTACAGGAGATTATGATGATACTACGGTCAATATTACCAATATTGTACCCCAGACATTTTATGCCGATAGCGACGGAGATACTTTCGGGAGTAAAATAGTAAGTGTGTATTATAGTGTAAAACCTATAGGGTATGTAACTAATAATAGTGACTTTGACGATACAACAGCAAACATTACCAACATAGCGCCACAAATATTTTACCGTGATGCTGATAATGATGGATTTGGAGATGCTAGTCCGAACACACCAACGCTGTATTATAGTGTAAAACCTACGGGATATGTTACTAACAAAACCGATTGTGATGATACCAAAAACACCATTAATCCCAACACCAAATGGTATGTCGATTCCGATGGAGATGGACTAGGCGATGCTAAAACTTTTGTAACACAATGTATCGCGCCCGCAGGGAAGTATGTACTCAATAGTACCGATAATTGTCCTTTGGTAGCTGGGACTAGTAGTGATTGTGGCACTCTGTCTAATCCCGCTCAAGATAGAAACTATATCATTACTAGAACATATAAACAAGCTAGTACTACATCAATTGCTTCGCCTACGCCTACGCAAGCTAAAGTTGGGATTACGTATTACGATGGACTGGGTAGACCTATACAACAAATTGCCAATCAGCAGTCTAGTACTGGTAAGGATATTGTAACGCATATGGAGTACGATGCTTTTGGAAGACAAACTAAGGACTACTTACCTTTTGTGGGAACTAATCGCAATATGGCATTTGATGGAAGTGCAAAAAACAATACCCTTGCGTTTTACAACACTGCAAAATACGAGAATACGGCTAACCCTTTCTCAGAGAAAGCCATGGAAGCCTCACCACTGAACCGAGTGTTGAAACAAGCGGCTCCTGGTGCGGACTGGGCTTTAGGGCAAGGGCATGAAATTAAACTGGATTACCAAACCAATGTAACAAATGATGTCAAACTCTATACGGCTACGGCTACTTGGAATGCTACCTCTGGTTTGTATACCACTGCTTTAGATAATATGGCTGGGACTACGTTTTATGATACAAACCAACTCTATAAAAATTTAACCTATGATGAGAATACGGCTGCCACGCCTAGCGAAACTAGTGGGTCAACGGTAGAGTTCAAAAATAAAGAAGGACAGGTAGTTCTTAAAAGAACCTATGATGCGGGAGCCAAACACGATACCTACTATGTGTATGATGTATATGGTAATTTGACTTATGTACTCCCGCCTAAGGCAGATATGGCATTGACACAGGCTATTTTGGACGAGTTGTGTTACCAATACCAGTATGACAACCGCAACCGCTTAGTGGCTAAAAAACTACCGGGTAAACAGTGGGAGTTTATGGTCTATGATAAATTAGACCGTGTAGTGGCGACAGGACCAGCGTTTTCTCCTTTTAGTGATGTGACCGCTTCGGGCTGGTTGATAACCAAATACGATGCGTTTAACAGGGTAGTCTATACTGGCTGGGTTAACAGCAGTGCCACGGCAGCCACAAGAAAAACCATGCAAGATGCGCAAAACACGGCTACTACCATTAGTGAGAGTAAACAAACCTCAGGCACTATTGACGGTATTAGTGCGTATTACAGTAATGCAGTTGCACCAACGAGTTTTAAACTCCTTACAGTGAACTACTACGATAATTATGTTTTCCCGAATATAGGGATAGCTCAAACCATAGAAGGACAAACCGTGGCAACTTCAGTAAAAGGTTTGGCAACAGGTTCTTGGACACGAGTGGCTACTACCACGGCAGAGACCAAGGGCGAAACAACACATACCTTGTATGATGTTAAATACCACCCAGTGCGCACGCACAACAAAAACTATTTGGGCGGATATACGTACACTGACAGTAAAGTAGATGCTTTTACGGGTCAGGTGCAATACACCATAGAGCGCCATAGACGTTTGATAACCGATACTGAACTGGTGGTAAAACAGAATTTTACCTACTCGGCGCAAGATAGATTGATGAAACATACCCACCAAATTAACGGTGGAGCAGAGCAACTCTTGGCAGAGAATACCTATGATGAGTTGGGGCAACTCGTGAGTAAAAAAGTGGGCAATACCAGCGCCACACCACTTCAAAAAGTGGATTATGCTTATAACATAAGAGGCTGGATGAAATCCATTAACAACCCTACTGCTTTGCAACAAGGCAGCGACCCTGCGGATTTGTTTGGCTTTAAAATCAATTACAATACGATAGAGGGTAGCACAGCTGCGGCAAACAAACTCTATAATGGGAATATTGCCGAGACGTTTTGGAGTACGACTACTGATGGTGGTTTTGTTAGAAATTACGGTTACAAATACGATAATTTGAATCGTTTGAAAGACGCTACGTATCAAAAATCAAACGTGGTGACTAATATGTACAACGAAAACCTGACCTATGACAAGAATGGGAACATATTGACCTTAAAACGCAACGGAGATAGCGACACACAAGCTGGGACAATAGGGATTGATAACCTTACGTATGGTTATGCCCCTAACTCGAATAAATTAATGCGCGTAACCGAAGCCCAACCCACAGCAACGAGTGGGTTTAAAGACGGCAACACCACAGGTGATGACTATGTATATGATGCCAACGGGAACATGACCGTGGACAAAAACAAGAAAATTACTGCCATAACCTACAACCACCTGAACCTGCCAACAAAAATAATTTTCCCAACAGGAAATATTGTTTATATTTACAACGCTAGTGGGCAAAAAGTACAAAAAGTAGTAACGGAGAATACAACGGTAACCACGACTGATTATTTAAGTGGCTACCAATACAAAAATACGGTATTGCAATACTTCCCAACGGCAGAGGGGTATGTAAAAAACACTCCTGTTAGTGGGACTAACGCTTATAGTTATGTGTATAACTACACGGATCATTTGGGAAATGTGCGATTGAGTTACACCAAAAACCCTAGCAATAACGTTCTTACAATTCTTGAAGAAAGCAATTATTACCCATTTGGATTGAAGCATAATGGGTATAATCCTATTGCGCCAATTCCGGAGAATAGAAGACTTTTTAACGGTAAAGAATTACAAGAAGAGTTGGGGTTGAACCAATATGATTATGGTGCTAGAAACTATGACCCTGCATTAGGACGTTGGATGAATGTTGACCCATTAGCAGAGAAAATGAGACGTTATAGTCCATACAACTATGCTTTTGATAACCCAATTCGATTTATTGACCCTGATGGGATGGAAGCTACTGATTGGTATAAAGGTCAAAATGGAAAAATCATCTGGTTTGATAGTAAAGCTAAAAATTTAACGGATAGAAATGGAAGTAAATGGACAAATTTAGGAGCAACTACATCTGAAGTTCAAAAAAATATGAATATTCCAAAGACAGATGTAATAAAATATAATTCATTACAGGCTTTTGGAACAGACGGTCAAAACGGGGCAGGAAAAGCAGGTGCTGTTGCAAACCTTGTGACGTTTAAAAATAGCGTGCAGTTACAATATAGTATGAATGTCGAAAACAAAGGAGCAAATGGACAATTAATAAGCGGAAAAAGTGAAATTACAGGTATAAATGTCAATGCTAGATTCTCTTCAGAAACATGGGCTCCCGGAATGCAAATCGATGGTGTCTCAGGGACGTTTGGAGTTAAAGAATGGAAACCTACAGGGAAAAATTTCACTTTCGAAAGTACTCCTTTTAAAGATATTGGAACTCCTATGCTAAGTAACGCACCATTTCATGCAACATCCGAAGCAGATTTAACAGTTTCTTTAAAAGCATATTCTCGACTTACAAATTATTCTTCAGGTATAACAGGAGGGGCTTTAGACTTAAAATTCAATACTACAGCACAAACAACTACTGTACATGGACAAGGAGATGAAATACAATTTAATATAGGAAACTAA